The following coding sequences lie in one Miscanthus floridulus cultivar M001 chromosome 9, ASM1932011v1, whole genome shotgun sequence genomic window:
- the LOC136479516 gene encoding ATP-dependent DNA helicase PIF1-like encodes MPYNPCLLHTFNCHINVEAYGNIKSVKYLFKYIYKGHDRTLVVKRETDKADEKGNIDEIKQYRDAQWVTPLEALWRIYGFDLSKNHPPVQQLQLHLPDMHMLAFHKWDKIIPLPDIDHSYNDASHNREIFEEASVEQNPKDVLLCDSRNAEQRSAYNEIMAAVYSKQGGLFFVDAPGGTGKTFLYRALLAKLRSHFKLAVATATSGVTASIMPGRRTSHSRFNISLTVEEGGCCSFTKLSGTAKLLQQAALIIWDKASMSKRQNMEALDNSLRDIMGRLDLSFGGNTVVLGGDFRQVLPVVRKGSRAQIVGASLRRSYLGNLCTT; translated from the exons ATGCCTTACAACCCTTGCCTGCTACATACCTTCAACTGCCATATAAATGTTGAGGCCTATGGGAACATTAAATCAGTAAAGTATCTGTTCAAGTACATATACAAGGGACATGACAGGACATTGGTGGTGAAGAGGGAGACTGACAAAGCAGACGAGAAAGGGAacattgatgagatcaagcagtatAGAGACGCCCAGTGGGTGACGCCTCTAGAAGCACTGTGGAGGATATATGGCTTTGACTTGAGCAAGAACCATCCACCAGTACAGCAGCTGCAGCTTCATCTACCCGACATGCACATGTTGGCATTTCATAAATGGGACAAG ATCATTCCTCTTCCAGATATTGATCACTCATACAACGATGCCAGCCATAATCGTGAGATATTTGAGGAAGCTAGCGTCGAGCAGAATCCCAAAGATGTGCTATTGTGTGACTCACGCAACGCCGAGCAAAGGTCTGCCTACAATGAGATAATGGCCGCTGTCTACAGCAAGCAAGGTGGGCTGTTCTTTGTGGATGCACCTGGTGGGACGGGAAAGACCTTTTTGTATAGGGCACTTCTCGCAAAACTACGTAGCCATTTCAAGCTTGCTGTGGCTACAGCTACATCTGGAGTCACAGCGTCCATAATGCCAGGCAGGAGGACATCCCACTCGCGTTTCAATATATCCCTCACTGTTGAAGAGGGTGGTTGTTGTAGCTTCACGAAACTGAGTGGTACTGCCAAGTTGCTGCAGCAAGCAGCTCTCATAATTTGGGACAAGGCATCTATGTCAAAGAGGCAAAATATGGAAGCATTAGACAATAGCCTACGGGATATAATGGGCCGGTTAGACCTATCATTTGGCGGGAACACTGTTGTCCTTGGTGGGGATTTCAGACAGGTCCTCCCTGTTGTGCGGAAAGGATCCCGTGCTCAAATAGTCGGTGCTTCTCTACGTAGGTCGTATCTTGGGAATCTATGCACCACCTAA